aaagtacattttcctCTATTAGAAATTAATCAATTGTTCTAATCCAAGCAGTTTGGTTTTCATTCTTCCTCTcgttttttcacatttatttggaTCTCAAAAACTGTTAAGGAAGGATGCTTCAAACAATGAAGCTGCTCAGGAACTATGCACAAATTAGACCATGTGTTGTTGCCGTGGCAACATGCATATCTCACAAGAAATCCTGAAGAGGCTATCACAATGTAATCAATATTAAACTATAaattattgtgtcttttttcatttctaatgAAAAAAGAGTTGAACAACATTAGGCCTATAATCAGTAATGATTAGTGTATATACACAGTGTATGGATCCCATACAACTTCACATACAGTACTTAAAACCACTGCACCATGACAATGAACTTCACAAACACAACTATTTACAGTTAAATGATGTATAACACATAACAGGCTCGTAAAGATAATTCAAACAGGTGTGAAATTAGACACTCCTGTAACACATTCAGCAAAAATATCTTCAAGTATTAGCTGGATTCCCCTGAGGGAAACCAGGACGTCTTCATATGCGCtcctaaaaacacagaaagaaaatcatGTCAGGCAACAAGCAGCAAATGTGGATATAACTTCCTTAAATACTAAATGGACATTATTGTGCAGGATTCATGGTCATAGTAACATAATAGCAGTGATTCATCTTGCTTCAATCTTCCATCCCCTATTAATACAGCATTGATCACAGAGCTGAATATGTATTTTGCAACAATGAATGCATatcaaagacacatttttcaacagatTCATACAAGGACAATGAATAAAGCATAGTTGCTCCTTGTGAATAATGACTAATCCATTGCTAGATGTGTCAAAAGAGAGAATTACCCTCTTAGTGTCACCACTTACCGCCGTGACTTTTGATGTCAGTGGTGAAACTGTCACTCCATCAAGAAAAACTGCATTAAGGTAGCCCTCCCCATAAGAAACATCCTCGTCTTCATAACTGTCAACGCCAACACTGAAAgcctctttcattttctctggtACAAGAAAGTTCAACATCACCACCAGAATCCCGATGATGACGCACAGCACACCTGGAAATCATTTCAGTTAGTAGAAATCACGCTCTATGTGCCAGTTGACattacaaaacatatgaaatTAATGTGCAGCTTCTCAATCTCTACCTGTAGCCAGAGCCAGCCAGAATGAATGGCTGTACTGGATCTCAAAGGAGTCAGTACCGATGGAGAAAACACACTGCGGTGCGTTCATGATGGTGGAGaaggaggccatggagaagaagatgaaggcaGCGGTGGCCATCATCATGTACCCGGCGTACAGAATGACCGGCATGGTGAAGAGGATATTGGCGAGAATCCAGCAGCAAAAGGCCGTCCTGTGAAAGTGTGCAGCCATTTTTAATCTCTGCTACTTTTAACATTCGGCTGCTGAAACTGACAGTTTATTAATAGAAGTTCAAACTGTTTGCAGTTATCATTACCATAGGGTTGCAGAGGCGTATCTTCCAGAGAATCTGTACTGAAAGATGAGTCCACATGGGCTGCTCAGGGTGAACTTCTCAGCGATGTACAGGATGGGGTTGGGTAAACCTTTCTCCAGAGCTTCCTCATACTCTTTTTCCATAGTGTCATGCCAGGTGAACATCTCATTGTAGTCAATGGTCTCATTGAACTGTACAACAGGATTCCCTGTGAGAGGAAAACGGGCACACATTTATGACAGATGCACCTAAAATTCCACAAACTGGTGTTGTAGTTTTAATGACAGAACTTGCAGTATTACTTTATTGGACTATTGAGAAAACATCTTACAATTCTAAGTTGCTCAAAGCATTAGAGCTGCCAGTGTATGAGTGTACAATAAACATATCTGCACATAACAACAGAAACAGTGACTCACCCTTTAGTGTCACATTTATGCCATACAGTCCAACGTGCAAGCCGATGTCAGCATTAACCACCGCGTTGCTGAAAGACTTGTAGGTGGCATTAGTGGTCATTCTGGCCTCGGCCCAGTCGTTGGTAAAGTTTAGCACTAAAGAGAAGAGATACAAAGGGATGAGTGACATTGGCAGGAAAAGGAGAATCTGTGATTTATTCAACGACAATGACAAGAATACAAAACTCACCCACTATCACCACTCCTATGAACAAGCTGAGGATTATTCGACACATCCAGAACAGCCTCTGATAGGAACATAAAGAGCAGAATCTAAATTATTCAAGGTGCATTGAATCAAAAAAGGAGACAATAATTCTGTGGTTGTTGTAGTGAGTAATAGTTTGTGTGATGCTTTGCACTCACCGACTTCCCTCGTATCCCTGGCAGAATGAGAAGAAGAC
This is a stretch of genomic DNA from Anoplopoma fimbria isolate UVic2021 breed Golden Eagle Sablefish chromosome 19, Afim_UVic_2022, whole genome shotgun sequence. It encodes these proteins:
- the duox2 gene encoding dual oxidase maturation factor 2, which codes for MTFYDDIYPFYPLQRTSFIFSGRLLTIILVFLVLAFSLLLILPGIRGKSRLFWMCRIILSLFIGVVIVVLNFTNDWAEARMTTNATYKSFSNAVVNADIGLHVGLYGINVTLKGNPVVQFNETIDYNEMFTWHDTMEKEYEEALEKGLPNPILYIAEKFTLSSPCGLIFQYRFSGRYASATLWTAFCCWILANILFTMPVILYAGYMMMATAAFIFFSMASFSTIMNAPQCVFSIGTDSFEIQYSHSFWLALATGVLCVIIGILVVMLNFLVPEKMKEAFSVGVDSYEDEDVSYGEGYLNAVFLDGVTVSPLTSKVTAERI